TAATAAGTCACAAAATAAATATGAGATAAAGGCAGAATTCCAAGGGACATATGAAGAGTCTTTAACGAAATTTAAAACGATGTCTGCTACGAAAGAAGCACCAGCTCTTGTTCAGTCGAGTGAAATTACAACAAAATATATGATTGATAGCAAAAAGATTACGCCAATTGATAGTTGGATAAAAAAAGATAAGTATGATACTTCAAAATTGGAAAAAGCAATTACAAATTATTATTCAGTTGATGGAAAAATGTATTCTATGCCATTTAATTCATCTACACCAGTATTAATTTATAATAAAGATGCTTTCGCAAAGGCGGGCTTAGATCCAGAGAAAGCTCCGAAAACGTATGCGGAATTACAAGAAGCAGCGAAAAAGTTAACGATTAAAGAAGGCGGAAATGTAAAGCAATATGGATTCTCAATGTTGAACTATGGTTGGTTCTTTGAAGAATTGTTAGCGACACAAGGCGCTTTATATGTAGATAATGAAAATGGTCGTAAAGATGCTGCAAAGAAAGCAGTATTTAACGGTAAAGAAGGACAGAAAGTATTTGGGATGCTAGATGAGTTAAATAAAGCTGGTGCATTAGGAAAATATGGAGCAAGTTGGGATGATATTCGTGCTGCGTTCCAGTCTGGCCAAGTTGCTATGTATTTAGATTCTTCAGCTGGTGTTCGTGATTTAATTGACGCATCTAAGTTTAATGTAGGCGTTTCGTATATTCCATACCCAGAAGATTCGAAACAAAATGGTGTTGTTATTGGCGGAGCATCATTATGGATGACGAATATGGTTTCAGAAGAAACACAACAAGGTGCTTGGGACTTTATGAAATATTTAACGAAGCCAGACGTACAAGCAAAGTGGCATACTGCAACAGGTTATTTCTCTATTAATCCGGACGCATATAATGAACCATTAGTGAAAGAGCAATATGAAAAATATCCACAGTTGAAAGTAACAGTAGATCAATTGCAAGCGACGAAACAATCTCCAGCAACACAAGGTGCTTTAATTAGTGTATTCCCAGAATCAAGAGATGCAGTTGTAAAAGCGTTAGAAGCAATGTATGAT
This genomic window from Bacillus anthracis str. Vollum contains:
- a CDS encoding ABC transporter substrate-binding protein, translated to MSLVKKGAALLMVATMALSSAACSNSKTEGKPEAQAKVAPVEKNGDKTVIRFWHAMGGKTQGVLDGLVADYNKSQNKYEIKAEFQGTYEESLTKFKTMSATKEAPALVQSSEITTKYMIDSKKITPIDSWIKKDKYDTSKLEKAITNYYSVDGKMYSMPFNSSTPVLIYNKDAFAKAGLDPEKAPKTYAELQEAAKKLTIKEGGNVKQYGFSMLNYGWFFEELLATQGALYVDNENGRKDAAKKAVFNGKEGQKVFGMLDELNKAGALGKYGASWDDIRAAFQSGQVAMYLDSSAGVRDLIDASKFNVGVSYIPYPEDSKQNGVVIGGASLWMTNMVSEETQQGAWDFMKYLTKPDVQAKWHTATGYFSINPDAYNEPLVKEQYEKYPQLKVTVDQLQATKQSPATQGALISVFPESRDAVVKALEAMYDGENSKEALDEAAKATDRAISISARTSQK